A stretch of Toxoplasma gondii ME49 chromosome V, whole genome shotgun sequence DNA encodes these proteins:
- a CDS encoding hypothetical protein (encoded by transcript TGME49_285665), producing MCALNLNKQPHTQIQTFRHRDRHIYVDRDGNGSRLWVGRCRLLELLHCRVLLFQRFFCIKFIIGMHFLCGGQGERRTVSLIYRKGVLQCTTSRSSGRSEAAKLLHHLLQASHFLEQFGISLYTDTVTQRTVR from the exons ATGTGCGCATTAAACTTGAACAAACAACCACATACACAGATACAGACATTTAGGCATAGAGATCGACATATTTACGTCGATAGAGATGGAAATGGCTCGAGACTTTGGGTCGGTCGCTGTCGTTTGCTCGAGTTGCTTCATTGCAGGGTGTTACTTTTCCAGAGGTTCTTTTGCATCAAGTTCATCATCGGTATGCATTTCTTGTGCGGAGGccaaggagaaagacgcacaGTTTCCCTGATTTACAGGAAAGGCGTTCTCCAGTGCACAACATCCAGGTCAAGTGGTAGAAGCGAGGCTGCAAAGCTGCTGCATCATCTCTTACAGGCATCACACTTCCTTGAACAg TTTGGGATTTCTTTGTACACAGACACCGTCACACAGCGGACAGTACGGTAG
- a CDS encoding DEAD/DEAH box helicase domain-containing protein (encoded by transcript TGME49_285660~Predicted trans-membrane domain (TMHMM2.0):36-59), which yields MHRPCRKSIHFRVSLSSSQRQTSCCARPSSSLTPLISLFFRFLAALLLPLSNILAVLLCRLVSPAFARISPRPPPVLRSSPSGTSTLSLLLFYASLWLSSSSPSLLHLPFPSPLLHSPAAVSVLGRPAFLSPCSPRLSLFATMAAAARHLYGNDSDFWTSDDEETEDLPSVESSRLSFASPPFSEASSTRLKEEPTQDAFSFPLLPSPLALASAPAQRCEAVWRREDEDFLRRTFGILDEDNSADNNSLNIASPVVAEPSSSTGLEVQSETAKDDEEKSAVGLRFLSASAPAERLEKKVAASWEAEGDPFPLEKREHADDGLAATNAHAASAVSLFDEDHPGKPREGPNFFFFPPLDSVASSLLFGASDGQLIRDGPPAPFVEILPPTGASSKALGVHEGNEDEVRLSATAAAVTAALSLSTSSLVSPVQSPTAAQDSASSPVHAHAAAETEDLTRDDVEGKKQEEARTRRGSQDEAAVSAAEGGKAAGEKPRQFIRKRWCVEDNESDVSLFRRRVHAARRERARMAAANAKKDEETLGETGECGVGDAQAGEGFAEVDPEVLVEDLDEATKAWLAAIPQEPGDLSPLQVPLALEFPFPLDDFQKRAILHLEKYQTVFVAAHTSAGKTVVAEYAIALAVRRNRRCIYTSPLKALSNQKYREFRLKFPSVGIVTGDVCINPDANCLIVTTEILRSLLYLGDALIGQVDSVIFDEAHYINDIERGVVWEEAIILLPKQVNMVLLSATLPNYRQFAEWIGSVKQREVFTLSTDRRPTPLRHFLFFHDKAFLLMDAKGRFQAGAYNEAFKHVREKGNPQAARKPPPSSAAQRGRGGTRQALRESSHQSSKGVFQTAEAKLKTEIHRLQGLITKLEKDNELPVVVFCFSRRKCETYAQAMRRLDVVLSHNDRSKIHLFVKDCLMALSPADRDLPQIRFVCGLIHRGVGIHHGGLLPIIKEMVEILFQRGLVRVLFATETLAIGLNMPARSVVFSALKKHDGQRSRMLLASEYTQMAGRAGRRGIDTFGHVYIFCSDDLPEPKELTGMMVEKANPLHSRFRLTYQTLLLLAARSHSMSMTSFLSQSFKEAARTSLLPVFKRDLRRKRKELHALPDVRCVFGEPAIEDLAELEDRSRGIAEEIHMKLWQHKAAASSIFTFGRVCFVHSLWGSLQSSCPAIFLNVDFRPLVPSCPPTFRMLVLLPPWVTAASLEETRGAGRRASEGPAGGDASSTSPVILSSGVIASSSAASSLSSSETEELFPGIREWILVRSVSLLQVEMLCEEIVTCPVGVSSKNIANGAVGPEDSQLLGILAQELERLASADARGEDTTNAGARKSACGALTPMSFSKPLKQLEVSLVSTLLLQKDLFSAIRQNKCFACPLRETHMQLTAHKRELMAEIAEISSQLADESLDVYPEMQARLTVMKKLKLIDDHTGALTVKGRVACQVMSGDELTLTELLFQGGLENLQPEEIAAVLSAFVAPDGPVEQVPAPTAGIQRVRDQAEELHVAILKLQANSGVRINAEDWWKLCNFSLSLVAYDWANGVSFGDIMHKTNAQEGSIVRAILRLDELLRKIRQAAILIGDPDLGAKLQQTSDRIRRDIVFAMSLYLQ from the exons atgcaccgaccGTGTAGAAAATCGATACACTTCCgcgtttcgctttcctcttctcaacGCCAGACATCCTGCTGCGCTCGaccgtcttcttcactgacacctttgatttctctcttctttcgtttccttgcCGCCCtgcttttgcctctctcgaacattctcgctgttctcctctgtcgacTTGTCTCCCCCGCTTTTGCTCGCATCTCTCCGCGTCCACCGCccgttcttcgttcttccccttctggTACCTCtacgctttctctcttgctcttttacgcctctctctggctctccagttcttctccctctcttctgcatctgccttttccctctcctctcctgcaCTCCCCTGCCgccgtctccgtcctcgGACGAcctgcctttctttctccctgctcCCCTCGTCTCTCGTTGTTTGCCACGATGGCTGCGGCGGCGAGGCATCTGTACGGCAACGACTCGGACTTCTGGACCTcggacgacgaggagacagaggacctCCCCTCCGTCGAGAGCTCGCGGctctcttttgcctctcctcccttctccgaGGCTTCTTCCACCCGTCTGAAAGAAGAGCCTACGCAAgacgccttctcctttcccctgctgccctctcctctcgcgctcgcCTCTGCGCCTGCCCAGCGCTGTGAAGCCGTCTGGCggcgcgaagacgaagattTCCTTCGGAGGACGTTCGGCATTCTCGACGAAGACAACTCAGCGGATAACAACTCTCTGAACATCGCTTCCCCTGTGGTTGCCGAGCCGTCGTCGAGTACAGGACTCGAAGTGCAGTCTGAGACGGCaaaggacgacgaagagaagagcgctgtcggtctgcgttttctctcggcttctgcacCCGCTGAGAGACTTGAGAAGAAAGTTGCAGCTTCATGGGAGGCCGAAGGCGATCCATTTCctctggagaagcgcgaaCATGCGGACGACGGCCTCGCAGCGAcaaacgcgcatgcagcctcgGCCGTCTCGCTCTTTGACGAAGACCACCCTGGGAAGCCAAGAGAAGGACCgaactttttcttcttccctcctcttgACTCGgtcgcctcttcgctgctcttcgGAGCCTCTGACGGCCAATTGATCCGCGACGGACCTCCCGCACCGTTTGTTGAAATCCTGCCGCCCACCGGTGCTTCCAGCAAAGCCCTGGGGGTCCACGAGGGAAACGAGGACGAGGTGCGTCTGTCGGCAACGGCGGCGGCAGTGACGGccgctctgtcgctctccacctcgtctctcgtgtctccagTCCAGTCTCCCACAGCTGCTCAGGACTCGGCCTCGTCtccggtgcatgcgcatgcagccgcagAGACTGAAGACCTCACGCGAGACGACGTcgaagggaagaagcaggaggaggcgagaactCGAAGGGGAAGTCAAGACGAAGCCGCGGTCTCTGCTGCGGAGGGAGGAAAGGCCGCTGGGGAGAAGCCGCGACAGTTCATTCGCAAACGATGGTGCGTTGAAGACAATGAGAgcgatgtctctctctttcgtcgacGCGTCCATGCCGCGAGGCGGGAGCGAGCGCGGATGGCCGCTGCGAatgcgaagaaggacgaggagacacttgggGAGACCGGCGAGTGTGGGGTCGGAGACGCGCAAGCAGGCGAAGGATTCGCGGAGGTCGATCCGGAAGTTCTTGTCGAGGACCTTGACGAAGCCACGAAGGCCTGGCTGGCCGCGATTCCTCAGGAACCTGGCGATTTGTCGCCGCTTCAAGTGCCTCTTGCTCTCGAGTTCCCCTTCCCTCTTGACGACTTCCAGAAGCGCGCGATTCTCCACCTCGAAAAGTACCAAaccgtcttcgtcgctgcccACACAAGTGCAG GAAAAACTGTCGTGGCGGAGTACGCGATTGCGTTGGCGGTTCGGCGGAACCGGCGGTGTATATACACTTCGCCTCTGAAGGCTCTGAGCAATCAAAAGTACCGCGAGTTTCGCCTGAAATTTCCGTCTGTGGGCATTGTCACCGGGGATGTGTGCATCAATCCCGACGCGAACTGCCTCATCGTCACAACCGAAATTTTGCGCAGCCTCCTGTACCT CGGCGATGCCTTGATCGGGCAAGTGGACAGCGTTATCTTCGATGAGGCTCACTACATCAACGACATTGAACGCGGCGTTGTCTGGGAGGAAGCAATTATTCTTCTTCCCAAGCAG GTGAACAtggttcttctctctgcaacGTTGCCGAATTATCGCCAATTTGCGGAGTGGATTGGATCCGTCAAACAAAGAGAAGTTTTCACTTTGTCGACCGACAGACGCCCGACGCCGCTGCGccatttcctcttcttccacgacAAGGCATTCCTCCTCATGGATGCAAAGGGAAGGTTCCAAGCTGGA GCCTACAACGAAGCCTTCAAACATGTCCGAGAGAAGGGCAACCCACAGGCTGCTCGGAAGCCGCCTCCCAGCAGTGCGGCTCAGCGAGGACGAGGGGGAACGCGGCAGGCGCTGCGCGAGTCTTCTCATCAAAGCAGCAAAGGCGTTTTCCAGACCGCTGAGGCGAAGCTGAAAACCGAGATTCACCGTCTCCAGGGTCTCATCACGAAGCTCGAGAAA GACAACGAACTCcccgtcgtcgtcttctgtttcagtCGTCGAAAGTGTGAGACCTACGCGCAGGCGATGAGGAGACTGGACGTTGTTCTCTCTCACAACGACCGATCCAAAATTCATCTCTTCGTCAAG GATTGTTTGATGGCTCTGTCGCCGGCGGACCGCGACCTCCCGCAGATTCGCTTCGTCTGTGGGCTGATCCACCGAGGCGTCGGCATCCATCACGGCGGCCTCCTACCTATCATCAAAGAAATG GTGGAGATTCTTTTCCAGCGAGGACTCGTGCGAGTCTTGTTCGCGACCGAGACGCTGGCGATCGGCCTGAACATGCCGGCGcgctccgtcgtcttctcggcGCTGAAGAAACACGACGGCCAGCGTTCTCGCATGCTGCTGGCTTCTGAGTACACCCAG ATGGCAGGACGCGCAGGCCGACGTGGTATCGATACATTTGGCCATGTATACATCTTCTGTTCCGACGACCTTCCAGAGCCAAAA GAACTCACGGGTATGATGGTGGAGAAGGCAAATCCTCTTCACAGCCGCTTTCGCCTGACGTACCAgacgctgcttctcctcgctgcgcGAAGTCACTCCATGTCGATgacgtctttcctctcccagTCGTTCAAGGAGGCGGCTCGGACGTCTCTGCTCCCCGTCTTCAAGAGGGACttgcgaaggaaacgaaag gaactgcatgcgttgccagatgttcgctgcgtcttcgGAGAACCTGCAATCGAAGACTTGGCAGAACTGGAGGACCGAAGTCGCGGCATCGCAGAAGAGATCCACAT GAAACTGTGGCAGCACAAGGCAGCGGCTTCTTCGATATTTACTTTCGGCCGCGTTTGCTTCGTTCATTCTCTCTGGGGGAGTCTTCAGTCGTCTTGTCCTGCCATCTTTCTCAACGTCGACTTCCGGCCTCTCGTTCCGAGCT GCCCACCAACCTTTCGAATGCTGGTGCTGCTGCCCCCTTGGGTGACGGCCGCGAGCCTGGAAGAGACCCGCGGAGCTGGGAGACGAGCGAGCGAAG GTCCTGCTGGCGGGGACGCCTCGTCGACCTCGCCGGTGATTCTCTCGTCTGGCGTCAttgcctcttcgtcggcggcttcctctttgtcttcctccGAAACCGAAGAGCTTTTTCCGGGGATTCGAGAGTGGATTTTGGTCCGCAGTGTTTCGCTGCTCCAGGTGGAAATGCTTTGCGAGGAAATCGTGACTTGCCCTGTAGGAGTCTCCAGCAAGAATATTGCAAACGGCGCTGTCGGCCCTGAAGACTCTCAACTTCTCGGTATCCTCGCACAA GAACTTGAGAGGCTGGCGTCGGCGGACGCGCGCGGCGAAGACACAACGAACGCAGGCGCGAGGAAGAGTGCATGCGGTGCGTTGACTCCGATGTCGTTTTCAAAGCCGCTGAAACAACTCGAAGTCAGTCTGGTGTCCACGCTGCTCCTGCAAAAAGATCTCTTCTCAGCAATTCGACAGAACAAGTGTTTCGCCTGCCCCctcagagaaacgcacatGCAACTCACCGCGCATAAAAGAGAG CTCATGGCGGAAATCGCAGAGATCTCCAGCCAGCTGGCCGATGAGTCGCTGGATGTGTACCCAGAGATGCAGGCCCGGTTAACCGTGATGAAGAAACTGAAACTTATCGACGATCACACGGGAGCTCTCACCGTTAAA GGACGCGTAGCATGTCAGGTGATGTCCGGCGACGAGTTGACGCTAACGGAGCTTCTCTTCCAAGGTGGATTGGAA AATCTTCAACCTGAAGAAATCGCCgcagttctctctgcctttgtCGCTCCGGACGGACCTGTCGAACAAGTCCCGGCGCCGACAGCAGGCATCCAGCGCGTTCGAGATCAG GCAGAAGAACTCCACGTTGCGATCTTAAAGCTGCAAGCGAACTCGGGCGTCCGCATCAACGCAGAAGACTGGTGGAAGCTGTGCaacttctccctttccttg GTTGCCTACGACTGGGCGAATGGTGTGAGCTTCGGAGACATCATGCACAAGACTAACGCGCAA GAAGGTTCAATTGTCCGCGCAATTCTTCGGCTTGACGAGCTTCTGAGAAAG attCGACAAGCAGCGATTTTGATTGGGGACCCAGATCTCGGCGCAaagttgcagcagacttCCGACCGCATTCGTCGGGACATTGTGTTTGCGATGTCGCTCTATTTACAGTag